In a genomic window of Agarivorans albus:
- a CDS encoding DUF3859 domain-containing protein, with translation MKKLYTAALILLAGCASTESNTEVTSTILDYGIYGQSSLTGEYSASNTPNDSVLTGKSGKVTKQTTEIAAQVGTTFGYCFEVKAGQKKVEVTKSITSPEMIDDDGKIYTSMSYSKTLKLKNGTTSNCHFYFIEEKWEAVTGDWLFEVFHEGKLLTKKQFSLI, from the coding sequence ATGAAAAAGCTATACACAGCTGCGCTAATTCTATTAGCAGGATGTGCCAGTACTGAATCAAATACCGAAGTAACTTCAACAATTCTCGACTACGGGATTTACGGGCAATCAAGTCTCACAGGAGAATACTCAGCAAGCAATACGCCAAACGATTCGGTACTAACGGGTAAGAGTGGAAAAGTCACTAAGCAAACAACTGAGATAGCAGCTCAAGTGGGTACAACTTTTGGTTATTGTTTTGAAGTAAAAGCTGGACAAAAAAAGGTTGAAGTAACTAAATCGATTACCAGCCCTGAAATGATAGATGATGACGGGAAAATCTATACTTCGATGTCATACAGTAAAACGCTAAAACTAAAAAACGGGACAACGAGTAATTGTCATTTCTACTTCATCGAAGAAAAATGGGAAGCTGTTACTGGTGACTGGTTATTTGAAGTATTCCATGAAGGTAAACTTCTAACTAAAAAGCAATTTAGCTTAATCTAA
- the metJ gene encoding met regulon transcriptional regulator MetJ, translating into MSTDWNGEWISPYAEHGKKSEQVKKITVSIPLKVLKILTDERTRRQINNLRHATNSELLCEAFLHAYTGQPLPDDADLQKDKPDPALEKAAQAELDKEE; encoded by the coding sequence ATGTCTACAGATTGGAATGGTGAGTGGATCAGCCCTTACGCTGAGCACGGTAAAAAAAGCGAACAAGTAAAAAAAATCACAGTATCTATCCCACTAAAAGTGCTAAAGATATTGACCGATGAGCGAACCCGTAGACAAATAAATAACCTACGCCACGCCACCAACAGTGAGCTACTTTGCGAAGCATTTTTGCACGCCTACACAGGCCAGCCGCTCCCCGACGACGCCGACTTGCAAAAAGACAAGCCCGACCCGGCCTTAGAGAAAGCCGCCCAAGCGGAATTGGATAAAGAAGAATAA
- the metB gene encoding cystathionine gamma-synthase: MSLKDLQAATIAVRSGIESDTQHGAVVPPIYLSSNYSFADFNQKRQFDYSRSGNPTRHILAEAIADLEHGAGAVITNTGMSAVNLVTALLEPGDLLVAPHDCYGGSYRLFDSLAKKNAFEVAFVDQNDDAALAQLLAKKPKLVWLETPSNPLLRIVDIKAIAEQAHAAGTLVVVDNTFLSPALQTPILLGADIVVHSATKYINGHSDVVAGMVVAANEELAEQLAWWANCLGLTGSAFDSYLTLRGLRTLKARMNVHQQNAQALVECLQQQEAVGAIYYPGLPEHPGHVLAQSQQKGFGAMFSFELNLEESQMVKFLKSLQLFSLAESLGGVESLIAHPATMTHAAMSAEALEEAGISNQLLRVSVGLEDSQDLVNDLQQAFAQL, encoded by the coding sequence ATGTCTTTAAAAGATCTACAAGCGGCTACTATAGCAGTGCGCAGCGGTATTGAAAGTGATACCCAACACGGTGCGGTAGTACCGCCTATTTATTTGTCGAGTAACTACAGCTTTGCTGATTTTAACCAAAAACGCCAGTTTGATTACAGCCGTTCAGGTAACCCTACTCGCCACATTTTAGCCGAGGCGATTGCCGATTTAGAACATGGCGCTGGTGCGGTAATTACTAACACCGGTATGTCGGCGGTTAACCTTGTTACTGCCTTGCTTGAGCCTGGCGATTTATTGGTTGCGCCGCATGATTGTTACGGTGGTAGCTACCGTTTATTCGACAGCCTAGCTAAAAAGAATGCCTTTGAAGTGGCTTTTGTTGATCAAAACGATGACGCAGCTCTAGCTCAGCTATTGGCTAAGAAGCCTAAATTGGTGTGGTTAGAGACCCCAAGTAACCCTTTGCTTCGAATTGTAGACATTAAAGCCATTGCCGAGCAAGCACATGCTGCTGGCACGTTGGTAGTGGTAGACAACACCTTTTTGTCGCCTGCCTTGCAAACGCCAATTTTGTTAGGTGCCGACATTGTGGTGCACTCGGCCACTAAATATATTAACGGCCACTCGGATGTGGTGGCCGGTATGGTGGTTGCAGCCAACGAAGAACTGGCCGAGCAATTGGCGTGGTGGGCAAACTGTTTAGGGTTAACGGGTTCTGCTTTTGATTCGTACCTTACTTTGCGAGGTTTGCGTACCCTTAAAGCACGTATGAATGTACACCAACAAAATGCCCAAGCCCTGGTGGAATGTTTGCAGCAACAAGAAGCGGTAGGCGCGATTTACTATCCTGGTTTACCAGAGCATCCTGGGCATGTTTTAGCGCAAAGCCAGCAAAAAGGCTTTGGTGCTATGTTCAGTTTTGAATTGAATTTAGAAGAAAGCCAAATGGTTAAGTTTTTAAAAAGCTTACAGTTGTTTTCTTTGGCGGAATCTTTAGGTGGCGTAGAGAGTCTAATTGCTCATCCGGCTACCATGACACACGCTGCGATGTCGGCGGAAGCGCTAGAAGAGGCTGGCATTTCTAATCAGTTATTGCGGGTATCGGTAGGCTTGGAAGATTCGCAAGATTTAGTTAATGATTTACAGCAGGCCTTTGCCCAACTGTAG
- the metL gene encoding bifunctional aspartate kinase/homoserine dehydrogenase II, which yields MSVNRHVHKFGGSSLADAGCFKRVAAIVAEHTQAQDLIVVSAAGKTTNRLINIIELAKQADNAAADALTGLIEFQSKLVNELLDEAAAKLILTALDGEHHQIASILEGELTAFTCNEVLSFGERWSARLLAALLSAQDCQAEWLDSRQFFKAELSTQPQVDVAQSTPLLAKCLAEKAACRIVVTGFICSDSEQRTVTLGRNGSDYSATELAALADAVSTTIWSDVAGIYSADPRLVKDAVLLENLALNEAAELSRIGTSVLHARTLEPLARSRQKVNLRCSYAPNDGQTLIHRKGANSHSAKIVTSVDNVVLLELTFTEDFSHNATALLEALACSHLAPATRHKHSETGSLRMAYTCELVDEALAKIDQLASQFHIQKIERSEGYSLVALVGAGVCDNPQQCYQFFQHLAEQPLEFIHSSADKLSLCAVVRKITLEPLLKDLHSHLFKQKTKLGLVVFGKGNIGSQWLELFSQQQAKLEQQHQIELCLAGVFSSKAGHLDFAGLALEQLNSSEADTALIWPEIFDKLKRHPYDELAVLDITASEALSAYYGEFARHGFHLITTNKHAGASEQANYSALQQAFSDHGAQWLSNATVGAGLPVQKSIQSLRDSGDEIHTISGIFSGTLSWLFQQYDGTVAFSELLADALNQGLTEPDPREDLSGKDVQRKLLILAREAGLQLELADIALSSLVPEHLAALTVEQFLDSMSELDQSMLEAFNDAKRQGKVIRFLAKVNQKGEAEVGLSAIDALHPFANLKPCDNVFAIESLWYKQNPLVIQGPGAGREVTAGAIQADLVSLCKSLK from the coding sequence ATGTCGGTAAATAGACATGTGCATAAATTTGGTGGCAGCAGCTTAGCTGATGCAGGGTGCTTTAAGCGGGTGGCGGCCATTGTGGCCGAGCATACCCAAGCACAGGATTTAATTGTGGTATCGGCAGCGGGTAAAACCACTAACCGTTTAATCAATATTATTGAGTTGGCTAAACAGGCCGATAATGCTGCAGCCGATGCGCTAACCGGTTTAATTGAATTCCAAAGCAAGTTGGTGAATGAGCTTCTTGATGAAGCCGCTGCCAAACTGATCCTAACAGCGCTTGATGGCGAACATCACCAAATCGCTAGTATTCTTGAAGGTGAGCTTACAGCCTTTACCTGTAATGAAGTATTGTCTTTTGGCGAGCGTTGGTCTGCACGTTTATTAGCTGCTTTGTTAAGTGCTCAAGATTGCCAAGCCGAGTGGTTAGATTCTCGCCAGTTTTTTAAAGCGGAGTTATCTACTCAACCGCAAGTAGATGTTGCGCAAAGTACACCGTTATTAGCTAAATGTTTAGCTGAAAAAGCCGCTTGCCGTATAGTGGTAACGGGGTTTATTTGTAGTGATAGTGAGCAGCGTACCGTGACTTTAGGTCGCAACGGCAGTGATTACTCGGCTACCGAGTTAGCCGCCTTGGCCGATGCAGTGTCTACTACGATTTGGAGTGATGTAGCTGGTATTTATAGTGCTGATCCACGTTTAGTGAAAGATGCGGTATTGCTCGAAAACCTTGCGTTGAATGAAGCTGCAGAATTATCGCGAATTGGTACCTCGGTATTGCATGCGCGCACCTTAGAGCCACTGGCGCGCTCTCGCCAAAAAGTGAACTTGCGTTGCAGCTACGCTCCCAACGATGGACAAACCTTAATTCACCGTAAGGGCGCAAACAGCCACAGCGCTAAAATTGTTACCTCGGTAGACAATGTGGTATTGCTGGAGCTTACTTTTACCGAAGATTTTTCTCACAATGCCACCGCGTTGTTAGAAGCTTTGGCCTGTAGCCATTTAGCACCTGCTACTCGCCATAAACATAGCGAAACCGGTTCTTTACGTATGGCTTACACCTGTGAGCTTGTGGATGAAGCCTTAGCAAAAATAGACCAACTGGCGAGCCAATTTCATATCCAAAAAATTGAACGTAGCGAAGGTTACAGTTTAGTGGCTCTAGTGGGTGCGGGCGTGTGTGATAACCCGCAGCAGTGTTACCAGTTTTTTCAGCATCTGGCTGAACAGCCATTAGAGTTTATTCACTCTAGTGCTGATAAATTAAGTTTGTGTGCGGTGGTGAGAAAAATCACCTTAGAGCCGCTATTAAAAGACTTGCATAGCCACTTATTCAAGCAAAAAACCAAGTTGGGTTTGGTGGTATTTGGTAAAGGTAACATCGGTAGCCAGTGGCTTGAGTTGTTTAGCCAGCAACAGGCTAAGTTGGAGCAGCAACATCAAATTGAGTTGTGTTTGGCGGGTGTGTTTTCTAGTAAAGCTGGCCATTTAGATTTTGCTGGCTTAGCGCTTGAGCAGCTAAACAGCAGTGAGGCCGATACTGCACTTATTTGGCCAGAGATATTTGATAAGCTAAAGCGTCATCCCTATGACGAGCTTGCTGTGTTAGACATTACCGCTAGTGAGGCATTAAGCGCTTATTATGGTGAGTTTGCTCGACATGGTTTCCACCTTATTACCACTAACAAGCATGCAGGGGCGAGTGAGCAAGCTAATTATTCAGCCTTGCAGCAGGCCTTTAGTGACCATGGTGCGCAATGGTTAAGCAACGCCACAGTAGGGGCGGGCTTGCCAGTGCAAAAAAGTATTCAAAGTTTGCGCGACTCTGGCGATGAGATTCATACTATCTCAGGAATATTTTCTGGTACCTTGAGTTGGTTGTTTCAACAGTACGACGGAACAGTGGCCTTTTCTGAATTGCTCGCCGATGCCTTAAATCAAGGTCTAACCGAGCCAGATCCTCGCGAGGATCTTTCTGGGAAAGATGTGCAGCGCAAGTTGCTTATTTTAGCTAGAGAGGCGGGGTTACAGTTGGAGCTAGCCGATATTGCGCTTAGCTCTTTAGTGCCAGAGCATTTAGCGGCCTTAACGGTAGAGCAGTTTTTAGACTCGATGAGCGAGCTAGACCAAAGCATGTTAGAAGCCTTTAATGACGCTAAACGTCAAGGCAAAGTGATTCGTTTTCTAGCCAAAGTGAATCAAAAGGGAGAGGCTGAAGTTGGCTTATCGGCAATTGATGCACTTCATCCTTTTGCTAACCTTAAACCTTGTGACAATGTGTTTGCCATTGAGAGCTTATGGTACAAGCAAAACCCTTTGGTGATTCAAGGGCCAGGCGCGGGCAGAGAAGTGACAGCAGGGGCTATTCAAGCTGATTTAGTTAGCCTTTGTAAAAGCCTTAAATAA
- a CDS encoding alpha-amylase family glycosyl hydrolase, giving the protein MNWSKSAISMAVVFGLSACGGGGGDGGGNGGTPDYEYQAYACDAEIYEKAKELRIYQVMTEAFIDGDSNHDYNDGYGTSHHKGDLQGIIDSLDYIQSLGMNAVWMTPIFDSEGDSKLDATGYFTRNYFAIDPNFGTIEQARTLVNEAHARGMYVIFDGVFGHHKGNVTPSPNGLTPSGSDNPVSYPGTDNDTLEFYKEVASYWVTELGIDGWRLDQAYQVPVGAWGEIRKAVEDASKATTYTMNGETVNPMGYLVAEIWRGESEIAEQAYGTTEQPGLCSAFDFPGRYRIVQSYAVEESGGNNHSAGNLASVFSTHSAYPEHAVPNGFISNHDLVRLGDLQQRGNIAEPNESEYWLRHKAANAFLAAYSGPITFYYGEEIGDEVPGFADQEDNTTCAAVGLCDDHVARNSGKVEGLPTGARTNGDIFTANTEQADLRDYISTLMQIRSENPALYKGERTAIVTDEAVNVYFDHKLSGDNVVLFLANTSTSAKTVTVSDAQIGSNGDLKDLVSDALISQASGEYEITLGALESRFLEVVDPSPEGPDTGGIVGEGELADCTLPDSSEVGPIGEDVFARGSHNGWAAVDSHKLNYKGNNLYQLVFDEPSDTAFGFKYAVAEWSDDSTKRFEVSTPSQTVVLGTTLPVSRIEGSGKEMNVTIPEAGKYVYSLKIDNADPVSAAGTMMVSKCE; this is encoded by the coding sequence ATGAATTGGTCCAAGAGCGCCATCTCAATGGCAGTAGTATTTGGTTTAAGTGCTTGTGGCGGTGGCGGCGGTGATGGCGGCGGCAACGGCGGAACACCTGATTATGAATACCAAGCTTATGCTTGTGATGCTGAAATTTATGAAAAAGCCAAAGAACTGCGCATCTATCAAGTGATGACCGAAGCGTTTATCGATGGTGATTCAAACCACGACTACAACGACGGTTACGGTACTAGCCACCACAAAGGTGACCTGCAAGGTATTATTGACTCGCTTGATTACATCCAAAGCTTAGGCATGAATGCCGTTTGGATGACGCCTATCTTTGACTCAGAAGGCGATAGCAAGCTAGATGCTACCGGTTACTTTACCCGTAATTACTTCGCCATCGATCCTAACTTTGGCACCATAGAGCAAGCTCGCACATTAGTAAATGAAGCACATGCGCGTGGCATGTACGTAATCTTTGATGGCGTATTTGGTCACCATAAAGGCAATGTAACTCCTTCTCCAAATGGCTTAACGCCTTCAGGCTCTGATAACCCTGTTAGCTACCCAGGTACCGATAACGATACCCTTGAGTTTTATAAAGAAGTTGCTAGCTACTGGGTAACAGAACTGGGTATCGATGGCTGGCGTCTAGACCAAGCTTATCAAGTACCTGTTGGTGCATGGGGCGAAATTCGTAAAGCGGTTGAAGATGCATCTAAAGCAACCACCTACACCATGAATGGCGAAACTGTTAATCCTATGGGCTACCTAGTTGCCGAAATCTGGAGAGGTGAATCTGAAATTGCAGAACAGGCTTATGGAACAACAGAACAGCCCGGTTTATGCTCAGCCTTTGATTTCCCAGGTCGATACCGCATTGTTCAGTCTTATGCTGTGGAAGAAAGTGGCGGCAATAATCACAGCGCGGGCAACCTAGCCAGTGTATTTAGCACACATTCTGCTTACCCTGAACACGCCGTTCCTAATGGTTTTATCTCTAACCACGATTTAGTTCGCTTAGGCGACTTACAACAGCGCGGCAACATCGCAGAACCGAATGAATCAGAATACTGGTTACGACATAAAGCAGCAAATGCGTTTTTGGCTGCCTATTCAGGACCAATTACTTTCTACTATGGCGAAGAAATTGGCGATGAAGTACCTGGCTTTGCCGACCAAGAAGACAACACTACCTGTGCAGCAGTTGGTTTGTGTGATGACCACGTAGCTCGAAACAGCGGAAAAGTTGAAGGCTTGCCAACTGGCGCCCGAACCAACGGTGATATATTTACAGCTAATACTGAGCAAGCAGATTTGCGTGACTACATATCAACGCTAATGCAAATTCGTTCAGAAAACCCAGCCTTATATAAAGGCGAACGCACTGCAATCGTTACCGACGAAGCAGTCAATGTTTATTTTGACCACAAGTTGTCTGGAGATAACGTAGTATTATTCCTAGCCAATACTAGCACTTCAGCCAAAACTGTTACCGTTAGCGATGCGCAAATTGGTAGCAATGGCGACCTGAAAGACTTAGTTAGCGATGCCCTTATTTCTCAAGCTTCTGGTGAATATGAAATCACATTAGGAGCCCTAGAGTCTCGCTTCTTAGAAGTTGTAGATCCTTCTCCAGAAGGCCCAGATACAGGCGGCATTGTGGGAGAAGGCGAGTTAGCAGATTGTACCCTACCTGATTCAAGTGAAGTTGGGCCAATCGGCGAAGATGTATTTGCTCGTGGTTCTCACAACGGCTGGGCTGCGGTCGATTCTCACAAACTAAACTACAAAGGTAACAACCTCTATCAATTGGTATTTGATGAGCCTAGTGATACAGCCTTTGGCTTTAAATACGCAGTTGCTGAGTGGAGTGACGACAGTACTAAGCGTTTCGAAGTGTCGACTCCGAGTCAAACTGTTGTATTAGGAACAACACTCCCAGTATCACGCATTGAAGGCTCTGGTAAAGAAATGAACGTAACGATTCCTGAAGCAGGTAAGTACGTTTATAGCCTTAAAATTGACAATGCAGATCCTGTGTCAGCTGCTGGCACAATGATGGTAAGCAAGTGTGAGTAA